The DNA window TAAAATCGTATCGGAAGGCAGAGGAATACGGCTTAATCGGTCCAGTAATTCCAAAACAATTTGTGCGGCGGTTTCAAAATGTCGCCCTTCTTGCGTCATGGCCAAGGACACGGCCATGGCCGGCAACCCGAGGAAACGCCCTTCCATGGCGGCAGCCACCGTCCCCGAATACAACACATCATCACCCATGTTTGCGCCAGAGTTGATCCCCGAGATCACCATATCCGGCTCGTTCTCGAGTAACCCCGTGATGGCAAGGTGCACACAATCGGTAGGCGTGCCATCAACGCGCACATCGCCATTATCCAAAACCAGGGCCCTTAAGGGTCGCGTCAGGGTCAAAGAGTTACTGGCGCCGCTGCGATCACGATCCGGTGCAACCACGTCAATTTCAGCGCGCTTACGCAGCGCCTTCGCTAAAGTTTGCAGGCCGGGCGCGTGCACGCCATCATCATTGCTGAGCAGAATGCGCATAGCTGTCCATCGATTGAATCAGGGCGCCAATATACTGGAAAACCCGGGGCAAAAGCAGTCATGAGCAAAGATGAATCCGTGGATGATAACGATCCTCGCCTGTTTTTCGAGGCGGTCGGCAAGGTGCAACCCGTGCATGACGATCGTGCGCCGCTGCGCTCTGCGCCGCCGCCACCCAAGCCTCGACAAAAGGCTTTGGATGCCCAGGCGGCGCTTCAGGCTCTGGCCCAGCACCCCTTTGCCGTCACCGATGTACAGCCCGGAGATGAGGTCAGCTATGCCCGCCAAGGCTTAAAGCGCGGCGTGTTGAAAAAGCTGCGGCGCGGCGAATATCGACTCGATGGCGAATTGGACCTTCACGGCTTATCCGCTTGGCAGGCAGAACAGGCCCTAGCGCTATTTTTTAGCGAGGCCTTGGCCGAGGGCTTACGCTGTCTGCGCGTCATTCATGGCAAAGGGCTGCGCTCCAAAGCCGGTGGGCCGGTGCTTAAAAGCCTTACCACAGGCTGGCTGCTGCGTCGTGATGATGTGGTGGCGTTTTGTTCGGCGCCACCGGCCATGGGAGGAACTGGTGCAGTCTTGGTTTTACTCAAGGGAAAATGAAAAAACTTGGGTTAAAATTGGGATAAATCAAAAGTAAACCTCCCCATGCGAACGCCGATGCCTACACCTAAGAATTCTATCGAACCCCTGGGTCCTGTATTGGATAACAACTGCATGCGCTGTCCGGTGCGTGAGGTCAGCCTGTTTGGCGCCCTGCCCCTAGAAATTGTCGAGCAATTAAATAACCCGGCAGAGCATCAACTATTGCCCTCAGGTCAAGTGATTTATCGAGAAGATGCCGCCTCTGACGCGGCCTACACGCTCAAAGATGGCGTCATCAAACTGACTCGGCGCGCTAATGGCAAAGATCAGATCCTGCGCTTGATTACCCAGGGCGACGTGATGGGCGCTGAAGGCCTCTTAACGGGCCACTACAACCACACGGCGACAGCGCTCACCCCCGTGCAAGTCTGTCGCTTGCCGATTCCAGTGTTAAAGCGTCTGCAAGACGAGCATCCCATCATGAACCATGCGCTGTTAGCGCGGTGGGCATCAGCCCTGCAACAAGTCGAGAATCTTGCCCTAGAAATTGGCACGAAAAAAGCCGGCGCACGGCTGGCCGCATTCCTGCTCTATTGGAGCGGTCGCTTCGGTCATGAAGACAGCCTACCCCTACCCTTATCACGTGCCGAAACCGGCGAGCTGTTGGGCCTGACCATCGAGACCGTGAGCCGGTTTTTTGCGGATTTCAAACGCCGTGGCTACGTCAAAGAAAAATCAGGCCGCATCACGATTATGGACGCCAAAGCCTTAGAGGCGATTAGCCAAGGCCAGAGTCACTAGCTAATGCGTCTGCGCGAATTGGCTGATAACGCTGGTAGCGTATGCCCCGGCGGGTAATCTGAAGGCCAGCCTCAGGGTGTTTGTCCCCTCGCGAGCCCAAGTCAGGTCATGCACCGGCACGCGGAAACTGCGCCGCTCCTGTTTTAGCCCGGCTTGACACAGCCCTTCTGTGAATAACGCGAATTGATCAGCGATGCGCAATTCCCGGACATGCACATCTGCCTCGCTGGGTGGCAGCCCGCAGCCCCACAGCGGCCCCGAAGGATGAATATCGAATGCCGCAATGCGGCTTACGATCTCCGCATCCGGATGCTGACACACGAAAAAACTCCCTGAGCCCTCTAGCTGCATGACATCACCGACAAGGGCCTGATCCCAAGTGTCTTCGTCGACCCGCTGTTGCAACACCGCATTAAAAATCGCCGAGCGCGCCGCCGAGAGATACAAACCTCGGCGTTTTTTGTCTTTGACCTGAATCCGTCCCTCAAATAAAGCGCGCGCTTGTTGCAAATTACCGCCATCGCGGCCAAAGCGCTGCGCGCCGAAGAAATTAGGCATGCCGCGGAGGCGTATCTCGTTCAATTGCTGCTCCGCAGCCTCCCAGTCACCCGCGCACTCGCGCAAGCAGATCTCAAAGCGGTTGCCCCGCAAATGACCCACTCGAAGCTTGCGGTGATGGCGCCGCGCATTTAACACCCTGATCGCATCAGACAATCCGCTCCAATCAGGATCGGCTTGCCCCGGCAGATGCAGGCTAAACCATTGGCGCGTGACCGCCCGGCGATCTTTGAGTCCTGCGTAACCGATGTCTTTTTGCCGCAGCCCGGAGAGCCGAGCCAGAGCAGAAACCACATCCGAAGTATTCAGATCATGCTTTTCGATCCACAGCCAGAGGTGCTCGCCCTCACCGCTAGGCTCGGTAGCGGCGCACTCCTCCACCACAAAATCACTGAAAGACTGGCGCAGAATTGCCGAAAAGCCGCTCACCGAGTTTTCACCACTTGATCGCGAAGATAAACCGGCATGGCCTCATCGGCCGAGACCCCCAGGCCCTGGGCAAAATCTCGCACGGCCAAGCGCGCCACCTCATGCGCTCGAGGCAATAGATTTGCGGCCAGATTTTGAGGTTCTTGCCCCATTGAAGCAGCCAGCACCGCCCCATAAGTCTGCCAGCCGCGGCCAATGGCTTGATAAGCCTGGCCAGATTGATCAGCCAGCTGATCCGGCGCACTGACCTGCTCTGGGAGCGAACCGAGCATTGCCAAGCCCTCTACATCAGCGCCATACATCGCCCAGTATACCTCGCCCATGCGGGCGTCTAGCGCCGCCATCACCGGCAACTCAGGCGCCTGATCTAAGGCGCGTTGTGCCAGAGACGCCAGTGTAGACACGGGTACCACAGGCAGGTCTCGAGCAAACGCCACACCCTGGATCACCGCACACGCCATACGTAAACCGGTAAAAGCGCCAGGGCCCCGTCCGAAGGCGAGCGCATCAACAGCGCCCAAATCCACACCCGCCTCATCCAACACCGCCTGCATCATCGGCAAAATCAACCGGCCATGCGCCCGCGGGGCTTCTTGCTCGCGATGTAGGATCTCACCCTCACACCACAGCGCCGCTGAACAACCCTCGGTGGCAGTTTCAATAGCCAGCAGCTTCAAGCGCACCTCCGGACCGCAAAAATTGCGCTGCCGCTTGGCTGTCATTCAGCACAGGCATATTAGGTAGACTCTTAATGAATAATCGTCCATAAGATTTTGTTTTTATTCTTTTATCGCAAATCATTAACACCCCAAAGTCGCCCGGATCTCGAATCAATCTACCGGCGCCCTGCTTCAATAAGATCACCGCCTGCGGCATCTGCAAATGCGTGAAGGGATTCTCCCCTTTGGCCTGACAATCCGCCATACGCGCCTCCAATACGGGATCGCCAGGCGAGGCAAACGGCAGACGGTCAATCACCACCAGGGTTAGCGCCATACCGCGCACATCCACCCCTTCCCAAAAACTCTGCGAGCCCAACAACACGGCATTGCCCGCCTCACGAAAGCGCTGCAATAAAATCTGCCGCGGCGCTTCGTTTTGCACCAAGACGGGGCGATTGACTTGAGGCCGCAGCAGCTTGGCTGCTTCTTGCAAGGCGCGCAAACTGGTGAACAGCAAAAAGCTGCCGCCTGGATTAGCCTCAATCAGTGGCAGCGCCTCTTGTACCACTGCCGCGGTATGGCCAGGGTCATTGGGTTCGGGTAAGTGAGCGGGCAATAGCAGGCGCGCGCACTGCGGGTAATCAAAGGGACTTTCCAACATGAAAGTGCGCGCCTCGTGCAAACCGAGGCGACTGAGAAAATGCTGTACCCCACCACCCACCGAAAGCGTCGCGGACGTAAAAATCCAACAGGGCGTTAACGCCTGGCGATGCGTGGAAAAATGATTCGCCACATCCAAGGGCGTGGCATGCAGGGTAAAGCTGCGACTGAACGTCTCATACCACAGTACGCGACCCGACTGCGCCTCAGCAAAACGCGCCAGCCAAGCCAGATGCGCCTCAATACGCCGCGCGCAGGCCTCGAGGCCGCGGCCCCGCTCGCGAATGGGTGCTAACTGATCTCTCAACTGTTGCAGCGCTTCATGAAGCGCCTGATACGCCTGTACAATGGCCGATTGATCGGCAATATCTGCCCAGGGCCCGCGTGCCGGCAGCCCCTCTAAGGCCAGTCGAAAATCACGCACGGCTTTGCTCAAAGGATCGCCGGCATCACGCAGCTCCGGCATGTCGGGCGCCTCACTCAAGACCTCTTGAGTGACATCCCGCGCTAGGTCCGAAAGTTGGCGTGAGCCCAAATGCTCGCCGAAAAACTGCGTCGCTAGCTCCGGCAACTGATGCGCCTCATCGATAATAATCGCATCAGCCGTGGGCAGAAGCTCAGCAAAACCCGATTCACGTAGGCCCATATCGGCCAACAATAAGTGGTGATTAATCACCACGATATCGGCGTCTTGAGCTTTGCGCCGCGCGCGCAGCACCGGACAGCGGTCATATTCCGGACACTCCTGCCCCAAGCAATTATCAATGGTGGAGGTGATGCGCGGCCATAGCAGCGAATCCTCGGGAATATCCTCGAGCTCGGCAATGTCTCCACTTTGGGTTTGCTCCGCCCATTCCAGCGCCTGAGCCAGTTGTCCTTGCAGGGTTGGAGATAGACCTTTGGCCTCCATCTGCGTCATTTTCAGACGATGCGGACAGAGATAATTAGAGCGGCCCTTGAGCAAAGCCACCTCGACGCTCACACCCAGAGCGCGAGACACCAGCGGCAGATCCTTGTGAAACAGCTGGTCCTGCAAATGGCGTGTGCCGGTGGAGATAATCACCCGGCCCTGATGCGATAAAGCTGGCACCAAATACGCAAACGTTTTGCCCACACCAGTACCGGCTTCGACGATCAAACTGGCCCGATCAGCAATAGCTTGTTGTACCGCCTCGGCCATGTCTTGCTGTTCACCGCGGGGCGCAAAGCCGGCCAGACAATGCGCCAAAGGCCCTTCACGACTGAGTAACTGTCTTGCATCATCCATGATCTAGGTGTCCATCACGCGCTTGATCGCCAAAATATTGGCTAAGGCGCTGAGTTTATCCATTAAGCGGCTGAGTTGCCCGGTATCACTAATTTGCAGCGTTAAATCCATGCTCACGGTATTTTCCCGTCGGTCCGTATGGGTCTCGGCATCTAAGACATTCACGTTGGCATTAGCTAACACCAAAGTGACATCGCGTAACAGTCCTTGGCGATCAAAGGCATCGATATGTAGCTTAACGGGATAGGCTTGCGGCTCTTCTCCCCAGCTCACTTCGATCAGGCGCTGGCGCTTATCCGCTGGTAAGCGCAGGATATTGCGGCAATCGCGGCGATGAATACTCACGCCCTTACCTTGGGTGATAAAGCCAATCACCGCATCGCCGGGAACGGGATGACAACAACGCGCCATTTGCGTGAGCAGATTACCCACCCCTTGGATGCGAATACCTTTATCTGTGCTGGGCTCCTCACTCATCGGTTTGCGCCGGCGTTTCAGCAACGCCTCGTCCGAGGCCGGCGGTAATGGGACCTGCAAAGCCGCAGCTAACTGCGCTGAGCTAATATCCCCTGCCCCCAAAGCCACCAAGACATCTTCGGCGCTAGGCTGATTGAAGCGTTTTTGCAGGTCCGCCGGATCAGGCGCCGACACGCCCAAACGCTGCGCTTCGCGTTCCAATAAGGTCTTGCCTTCGGTGAGGTTGCGCTCTCTATCCTGTTGCCGAAACCAGCTACGCACCTTGCTGCGGGCTCTAGCGGTATGCAAAAAGCCCATATGCGGGCTCATCCAGTCACGCCGGGGCTCACCCGTACGGCTGGTGAGAATCTCAACCCGCTCGCCCGAACGCAGCGCATAAGTCAAAGGCACAATGCGGCCATTGACCTTAGCTCCCCGACACCGATGACCAATCTCCGTATGCACGGTGTAAGCAAAATCCAAAGGCGTCGACCCCTTGGGTAAATCCATGATGTCGCCATTGGGAGTTAGCACAAATACCCGGTCGTGGAATAACTCATAACGAAAGCTCTCGAGCAACTCGCGGTCATCCTCATCAGCCTCCAACAGCCGCCGCAATGAGGCAATGGCGCGGGTCAGAGCTTGATCCTCGCGACCACCCTCCTTGTAGCGCCAGTGCGCCGCCACCCCCAGCTCGGCAAAGGCGTCCATATCGTGGGTGCGAATTTGCACTTCCACCACCTTACCCTCAGGGCCCATCACCGCGGTATGCAGTGACTGATAGCCATTGTCCTTGGGATTGGCAATATAGTCATCAAACTCCCGCGGGATATGCTGCCAAAGGCTGTGCACCGCACCCAAAACCGCATAACAAGTAGAGACTCGATCGACGATAACGCGCACCGCGCGCAGATCGTAGAGCTCATCGAAAGCCAGATTCTTAAGCTGCATCTTTCGCCAGATGCTGTAGATGTGCTTGGGCCGTCCCAGGATTTCTCCTGCCACACCTTCCTCTTTTAAGGCGTTTTGCAGGCGCTCGGTGAACTGCTGGATATAGCGTTCGCGTTCGGTACGGCTCTCTTCCAGCTGTTTGGCAATGCTGCGATAGGCCTCAGGATCGATAATCCGCAGGGCCAAATCTTCCATCTC is part of the Ectothiorhodosinus mongolicus genome and encodes:
- the surE gene encoding 5'/3'-nucleotidase SurE → MRILLSNDDGVHAPGLQTLAKALRKRAEIDVVAPDRDRSGASNSLTLTRPLRALVLDNGDVRVDGTPTDCVHLAITGLLENEPDMVISGINSGANMGDDVLYSGTVAAAMEGRFLGLPAMAVSLAMTQEGRHFETAAQIVLELLDRLSRIPLPSDTILNINVPDLPRDQIKGYQATRLGHRHRAEPVTRSADPRGLPIYWVGPAGEEQDAGLGTDFYAVRHGYVSITPIQVDLTRYEAIDVVSRWLTEESE
- a CDS encoding Crp/Fnr family transcriptional regulator, whose translation is MPTPKNSIEPLGPVLDNNCMRCPVREVSLFGALPLEIVEQLNNPAEHQLLPSGQVIYREDAASDAAYTLKDGVIKLTRRANGKDQILRLITQGDVMGAEGLLTGHYNHTATALTPVQVCRLPIPVLKRLQDEHPIMNHALLARWASALQQVENLALEIGTKKAGARLAAFLLYWSGRFGHEDSLPLPLSRAETGELLGLTIETVSRFFADFKRRGYVKEKSGRITIMDAKALEAISQGQSH
- the truD gene encoding tRNA pseudouridine(13) synthase TruD, whose amino-acid sequence is MSGFSAILRQSFSDFVVEECAATEPSGEGEHLWLWIEKHDLNTSDVVSALARLSGLRQKDIGYAGLKDRRAVTRQWFSLHLPGQADPDWSGLSDAIRVLNARRHHRKLRVGHLRGNRFEICLRECAGDWEAAEQQLNEIRLRGMPNFFGAQRFGRDGGNLQQARALFEGRIQVKDKKRRGLYLSAARSAIFNAVLQQRVDEDTWDQALVGDVMQLEGSGSFFVCQHPDAEIVSRIAAFDIHPSGPLWGCGLPPSEADVHVRELRIADQFALFTEGLCQAGLKQERRSFRVPVHDLTWAREGTNTLRLAFRLPAGAYATSVISQFAQTH
- a CDS encoding ATP-dependent DNA helicase, yielding MDDARQLLSREGPLAHCLAGFAPRGEQQDMAEAVQQAIADRASLIVEAGTGVGKTFAYLVPALSHQGRVIISTGTRHLQDQLFHKDLPLVSRALGVSVEVALLKGRSNYLCPHRLKMTQMEAKGLSPTLQGQLAQALEWAEQTQSGDIAELEDIPEDSLLWPRITSTIDNCLGQECPEYDRCPVLRARRKAQDADIVVINHHLLLADMGLRESGFAELLPTADAIIIDEAHQLPELATQFFGEHLGSRQLSDLARDVTQEVLSEAPDMPELRDAGDPLSKAVRDFRLALEGLPARGPWADIADQSAIVQAYQALHEALQQLRDQLAPIRERGRGLEACARRIEAHLAWLARFAEAQSGRVLWYETFSRSFTLHATPLDVANHFSTHRQALTPCWIFTSATLSVGGGVQHFLSRLGLHEARTFMLESPFDYPQCARLLLPAHLPEPNDPGHTAAVVQEALPLIEANPGGSFLLFTSLRALQEAAKLLRPQVNRPVLVQNEAPRQILLQRFREAGNAVLLGSQSFWEGVDVRGMALTLVVIDRLPFASPGDPVLEARMADCQAKGENPFTHLQMPQAVILLKQGAGRLIRDPGDFGVLMICDKRIKTKSYGRLFIKSLPNMPVLNDSQAAAQFLRSGGALEAAGY
- the relA gene encoding GTP diphosphokinase — its product is MRHSRYLKTPLSELPLSTLRERFAAPESEGHALLAPALKLACEPRERIGHQPHCLDVAEILKLLGVDQETLVATLLLDAYLAGEMNEAELRAAYGEVVANLVLNVQRLTSLQRSANQVGSTPEQAERLRRMLLATVDDVRAVLIKLAYRLQHLRHLADEPNEFACAIARETLEIFAPLANRLGVAQLKWEMEDLALRIIDPEAYRSIAKQLEESRTERERYIQQFTERLQNALKEEGVAGEILGRPKHIYSIWRKMQLKNLAFDELYDLRAVRVIVDRVSTCYAVLGAVHSLWQHIPREFDDYIANPKDNGYQSLHTAVMGPEGKVVEVQIRTHDMDAFAELGVAAHWRYKEGGREDQALTRAIASLRRLLEADEDDRELLESFRYELFHDRVFVLTPNGDIMDLPKGSTPLDFAYTVHTEIGHRCRGAKVNGRIVPLTYALRSGERVEILTSRTGEPRRDWMSPHMGFLHTARARSKVRSWFRQQDRERNLTEGKTLLEREAQRLGVSAPDPADLQKRFNQPSAEDVLVALGAGDISSAQLAAALQVPLPPASDEALLKRRRKPMSEEPSTDKGIRIQGVGNLLTQMARCCHPVPGDAVIGFITQGKGVSIHRRDCRNILRLPADKRQRLIEVSWGEEPQAYPVKLHIDAFDRQGLLRDVTLVLANANVNVLDAETHTDRRENTVSMDLTLQISDTGQLSRLMDKLSALANILAIKRVMDT
- the tsaB gene encoding tRNA (adenosine(37)-N6)-threonylcarbamoyltransferase complex dimerization subunit type 1 TsaB; the encoded protein is MKLLAIETATEGCSAALWCEGEILHREQEAPRAHGRLILPMMQAVLDEAGVDLGAVDALAFGRGPGAFTGLRMACAVIQGVAFARDLPVVPVSTLASLAQRALDQAPELPVMAALDARMGEVYWAMYGADVEGLAMLGSLPEQVSAPDQLADQSGQAYQAIGRGWQTYGAVLAASMGQEPQNLAANLLPRAHEVARLAVRDFAQGLGVSADEAMPVYLRDQVVKTR
- a CDS encoding Smr/MutS family protein, whose amino-acid sequence is MSKDESVDDNDPRLFFEAVGKVQPVHDDRAPLRSAPPPPKPRQKALDAQAALQALAQHPFAVTDVQPGDEVSYARQGLKRGVLKKLRRGEYRLDGELDLHGLSAWQAEQALALFFSEALAEGLRCLRVIHGKGLRSKAGGPVLKSLTTGWLLRRDDVVAFCSAPPAMGGTGAVLVLLKGK